TCATTTGTGGATGCTTGAGAGGATGAAGTCATACCTGCATTTGTTTGTTGATTGTTACATGTTGACAGTAGTTGCTGTCCAGAATCAACTGCTCGCTCACCATAAGAGTCCATCGATTGCGAAGGTTCCTCATGAGCAGAGGTATTCAAGGTAACAAATGGTGCGTTAACTTTTTAAATGGTATGTAGCAACAAAGCTACGTTCGAGTCCTTTATCATTTTATCCAACATAACTGCATTGGGGAATGTGAATTATAGCTAAtagtttttttagtttttattttttttaaatattaaatatttaatagttaattaatttgaatttaattaatttttggccCACGGGCCGACCCAAGCCCAACCTCGGTCAAGCCTCAAGGACCAACGGGCTGACTTGGCCCGGGCTTATAAGCTTCAGTTTTAAATGGGCTCAAAAAATCCTAACCCAACCCTACTCAAGTAGCGGGCTGAGTTGGGATGGTCTCACGGGCCAAGCTCATTTTGACGGCTCTACACACAGATTGAGAAATCCACCTTTAAACATTAATTAATTAGCAATGAAATTGATCTTATTAACCTTTACTATCTATTCACATAAACACTCCTGGCATATACTCCAACACTATTTACTCCGAGGGAAatgtaggaaaaaataattaattcatgcttGAAATATGAAAAAGTCACTTATTTTGGATCACAAAAAAGGACCAAAacaatcacttattgtggaccggataAAGTAGTATTTCATATTGCAGCAAATTCAAATTGAATTAACTTCAAAATGATATAAAATACAATGAGATGAATGTGACTGCATCCATCTCATCCAATGCGTTTATTTATCGTCGTCAAATACACCGTAATCAAATGGAAAAAGACATGTCTATACTGTCGTTTCGAAATGTTTTAACAGCTAATTCCTTGAATTAGTCGTTACATTCTACTCCCACTATTCTATTTTATATAACACTTTTTTTTCGGTCTCTcaaaaagaataatatttttttatatttaaaaataatttaattttaaactttctGTTATACCCTTAAGGGTCGTTTGGTTATTTGTCGAGATTAAGATTATAATTTCGGGATAGAATTTGGGATTATATTTATCCCATATTTTATTATGGATATTATTACTTAATATATACCGATATAAAATTTATACAAAAATGATGCTATTAAATATTCTATATTGAATGTGGGATTACCAACCATACAATAATAATCCTGGGATTGTTAATTAATCCCTCGATATCTCGTTTTACAACCAAATAACCCTTAATGACATGCCTTTATAGTCATGTAAATGCCATTATACGTTTAAAAAACCTGTCCAAAACTTTTTACTTCATTCTTTCTCGAATTCTATGCCCAATCAAACATTTTCACATAAAATGAAACTCTAGGGATAAAATCTTGACTGGAAAAATAAGAACACTATAATGATATGTGACCTTTCTTGAGCTGATGGTCTATTGTAAACAACCTCTCTTCCTTCATAAGATAGGAGTAAGGTTTAGGTACATATTATCCTCCCCAACCCTACCGCTTGGAGTTGCACTGGCTTTGCTATTGTTGTATAATGATATGTGACCTTTCGAGGTACTAAGGGAGTTTTTTTCGGGGAGAGAATATATAGATCACGTGATGATAAATATGACAGAGTACTACATTCCCTTTCTTGATCAAGTGATCTACTTTATTCCAAAAAAGGAATTTGAACAAAGATGTCATGTATCAACCAAACTAGGAGAAGCCTCCAAATTTATTAGTACCTCCTCCTTTTCGGTACGGATAGTAATATGGACTTGATTTCAATAGTACTTCTATAAGGATATATTCTGAAAAAAAGATTTCATTTTTTCTCAAATCAAAACTAAAATTCTGATATCTTTAGTTATATGGGAAAAAAGATCACTCCAGCTTGAtaactttctttttccttttgcaTGTTTTCAAAAGGGCATGCATTATATTGTAACTTGTTGGAATACAGGAACCTTATTCATTTCATCCACGTTACATCACATATATTCTCTTTTCATTTTCAAGATTGTAGAATGTGATGCAGCTGCATTTATAATACAAATAATCGAAAAAAATTAATACCTTGGATATATTCACCCACTTGCCCTTTTGGGAAAATAGTCATCCTTTTTTTATCTAACCACTTTAAGCCTTATATATAGCTCACTCCAATTCAAGTTACCATAGCAAATCAAGAAACTCAATACACAAAGCCTTTTATTTTCTAGCTAGTTGTCTACACATATTTCTTCACACACAAATCTTTCACCAAATATTTAAACATTATGGATATGGTGATGAAGTTGGGAGCACAAAGTCCTGTTGTGATTTTTAGCAGAAGTACTTGTTGCATGTCTCACACTATCGAAACGTTAATCCGTAATTTTGGTGCAAATCCTACAGTTTATGAGCTTGATAGACTTAAGAATGGGAAGGAATTGGAGAGGGCATTGGTTGAATTAGGGTGTCAACCAAGTGTGCCTGCTGTGTTTATTGGAAATGTATTGGTCGGTGGTTCTAATGAAATCACGAATCTCAACATTAGAGGCAAACTCAAGCAATTGCTCATTAGGGCTAATGCAATTTGGGTATAGAAATAATTCTTTTGTTAGCTGAAAAGTATAGGTCTTTATGTCATTTTTGGGCAGTGATATACCTAGCTattgagtatttttttttttttggcttttctAATAATATGCAGAcggtttttctttccttatctccTATTTTTTCTTGGTTGGACTGACTAGATTTATGACTTTAAACTTCTTTAGGTGATGAGATCATCAAGaagattaattaattataaaagctGTCAATTTTCTAAAGATAGAAGAATCTTTGTTTGGAGTAATATCCAAACATGTGTACATGCCAAGATGGATTCAATTATGTTTTGTTTTAATTATTATCAAATTAAAAGCTTGCACCGTTAAGTTAATAACGTATAATGCGGGTGATTTAACTAGAGAGGAGTTCGTTGAGGTCTCAGAAAAATCCCACGTGGGAATGAGAGGGGGAAATTAGAGGCTATAAAAAGGCGAGTTTAGGATTCAATTATCGAGACAAATTTTGACAGTTAGGCCGGACCGTGACTTACACTACTTGTAGAAAAATGTTGAGAATTTAAAGTGGACGTCGAATTAAAGAGATCACAAGGATCTTAAGATTGTCAAAACTGAAACACATAGGAAGTCTAGGCAGTCTTTAGTAATTGGCATTCCTAATCAATCATAGGAAGCTTATTTGGTAAATTTTGTATTGCAGCAAACTCAAATTACATTAGCTTCTACATGAAATTAAATGAATTACAACTGAATGAATGTCGGTGCATCCCTTCCATCAGGATATGTAATGTGGATAACTTACCCTATTGCAAGCATTAGTAGTTACTTCCGCGACTGGAACTCGTAACCTATAGATTATACAGAGACAACTTTATTGTTGCACCAAGACTCTCCTTCACTGCATCCATCCCATCCAATGCGCTAATTTATCCTCTTCAAATATGCCGGTATTGAAACTTCCATGAATTAGTCGCTACATTCTGCTCCTTCCATCTCATTTTAGGCGGAGACAAACTTTTCTTTTCAATTCGTCTAAAAAGGACGCTTTAATGACATGATTTATGACAATATAAATATCATGATATGTTTAAGGTCACAAACTCTAAAGTTGTccttttctttcttaaatttctCACACTATGTTGTCAAAGTTTGAGCTTGAAGCTCACACGATCTGAGCCCTAATTTGGGCAGAGAAGAACGAGAATGAGAGAACTTTCTAGAGAGAGAAATATTGAGCAAAATATTTTGTATTGAAAATGAATTGACTGACTTTCCTATTACACTGTACACGCATATATGTCTCTACTTTGACAGCCGTTTACAGTTATAACTACCTTCTAACACTACAAACCAACTAACCTCTTCTTACATAATTAATTCTTTCACTAATTATGCATGCCTAACTAACTAAACCTCAAGGAACTCCTTTctcaacactccccctcaagctgatAAGATCAAAAacatttagcacttccagcttGGAAACTAAGTACTCATGTTGAGGTCTCAACAATGATTTTGTCAATATGTCAGCCTGTTACTCCATAGAGCAGGTGTGTTGTGTCTCTACCAGTCCTTGTTGAATCTTCTCCCTAATGAAGTGACAGTCAATTTCGATGTGCTTTGTCCTCCCATGGTACACTGGGTTTGCTGCTATATGTAAAGCTGGATTGTTGTCAGAATATAGACTCACTAGCCTCTTTATCTCTATTCCCAACTCTTTGAACAACCCTGTCACCAAAACAAGTTCTGCTACTGTTGAAGCCATGCTTCTATACTCTACTTCTGCAGAACTTCTTGAAATTGTGTTTTGTTTCTTTGACTTCCAAGTAATGAGTGAATTTCCCTGCTTAATGATGAATCCTGTGACCGACTTCCTAGTGTTTGGGCATGATGCCTAATCAACATCACATTATGCTACCACACTATTTTCCCTCTTGATTTCAATAGCACATCTATCTAACCACTTTAAGCCTTATATATATAGTTCCCTCCAATTCAGGTTACCATATCAAATCAAGAAACTCAATACACAAATCTTTTTCGTTTCTAGTGGCCTTCACAAATTCTTCTTTCTGCACAAGAAAGATATAAACATTATAGATATGGTGATGACGTTGGGAGCACAAAGTCCTGTTGTGATATCTACTTGTTGTATGTCTCACACTATCAAAACATTAATCCGAAACTTTGGAGCAAATAATACAATTTATGAGCTTGATAGACTTAAGAATGGGAAGGAATTGGAGAGGGCATATGTTGAATTAGGGTTTCAAATAAGTGTGCCTGTTGTGttaattggaaatgaattggttgGTGGTTCTAATGAAATCATGAGTCTCAACATTAGGGGAAAGCATAAGCAATTGCTCATTAGGGCTAATGCAATTTGGGTATAGAAATAGTGCTTTTTATTTTCTTGCTAAAATGTCTAGGCCTTGATGTCATTTTTGGGCAGCAATGTACCTAGCTATTGAGGTTTTTAATAAAATTGTAACAATCCGACCAATTGTTTTGAGTCCTGACACGTTATTCGGTGGttcgaggccttgagtagcttcacttcaggtgttatgacttgtatgtgtggtcaaaatttaatttcgggaagttcggagttggttcgaaaaaaaaattctaaatttgggagctttaagttggaagagttgaccaaactttgacttttgagtaaacgacctcgaaattgggatttaaaggttccaataggctcgtatgatgatttcagacttgggcgtatgtccggatcgggtttcggatgactcaggagcgtttcagtgcctattgtggaagttggcattttgggaaGGATTTcacaaatttgggttgaagtgtatttcaatgttatcggtgTCCATTTGAGATTTTAGTCTGGagatagatccgtatggtgattctagtcTTAGTAGCGCATCCgaatgttaatttggaggtccgtaggtaatttcggagtcatttggtgaaagttagaaatttaaagatttttaagaagtttgaccgggagtgaactttttgatatcggggtcggattccgatttcagaagttagggtaggtccgtaatgtcaattatgacttgtgtctaAAATTCGAGGTCAaccggatttgatttgataggtttcggcgtcgaatgtagaaatttgaaattctaaagttcataaagcttgaattggggtgagattcgtggttttgatgttgtttcatgtgatttgaggcctcgagcaggtttgtgTTACGTATTGGGACTGGTTGAAATGACTGGACGGGGTCCCGTgtgcctcgggtgtgattcagggtgatttcggaccaagtttgggtgttttgatgctgctggttgctggttctagtgttgttcttcgtgttcgcgatgagcctctctcgttcgcgaagaaggattttgctgctgGGATGAAAGAATTTTTGCTGTCCGTCGtatgacttcggaagcttatatctcttaATCTATAACTAATCTGGCGATAATCCAAATATGAAAGCTGTAGCCCTTAGTGTCTAAATTTtcgaaaggtaaaccatttataaTTTGGAATTATGTACAAAGAGTTATGGTGGCTACACTATAGACTGTCTGGTAAGTGTTTGTAAatctctgctgcacagggctgactttggaggcttatatctcgcaatctacaaTGAATTGGGAGAAGATCAATATATGAATgttatagcccttgatgtctagtttccagaaagtcaaaccaattgtgatttggagctttgtacaaaacgttatgaccattatactggaggctatctgagaagagtttgaaaatggcttttgagaattttgttcatcgcgaacgcgatggggggctcgcgaacacgaagaagggtcacctgggcagtgtataagtttgcaaaaatgggtttggctcatttcatctcatttcctccatgggagccgacctaggagcgattttggagcccCATCTTCATCAtgtatgtcaaggtaagtgattcctacctattgcgagttaaatacttggtttatatacgaatttaggcgtgcaaattcatggaaattagtaaaaatttgggaatttgaagaaaaacctagaagttggtatttttggatttcgacCACGAATTTGGCCATGGGATTGAGAATAAATTagatatttgagttcataatgcTATGAgaaatgtttatcttcgaaaatttttggaatccgggcacgtgggcccgagggtgatttttttgacttttctagcgaagattgaaattgttgtaaattgaattataataagtattagagtatatatttatgggtttgcacatttattgactactTTTGGAGCGTTATGCATCAATTTGAGGAGtaaagaggctttggagccggttatggaattttggagcgaggtaagtctcctttctaactttgtaagaggaaatttaccctatatgtgaaataattcaatatgtgcttctatttgtgagggctacgtacgtataaggtgacgagagtccgtgcgtagctactattatgcttatgtccgggtcgTCTAGGACTCGAATCACGTTATATTTGTTATGCTtccatcctacttgttaatttaacggtttatggaacttgataaaggaatttcaaaaggttaaacttcacctacttgggtttcggacgggtcacttgaccgttaatcagaattgatatttctttgaaCATGAAACCTAAATAAATCTTTGATTTGGTTGTTTGAATATGTTTATCTTTTGTGAaacgggtcgaacgcctcgacagattaaatagatgcatctatggttcgcgccgttcgaccctccggcagtgcacaatttaatattatgttggatcgggccgcacgacctcgacatgatttgctcGTGATTGAATttattgctttggaatttataataaatgatattgcctctttggcctgagataaattattaaatgatgagaaataaattttggagatttcttaattataaaggAATTGGTTATTTACTTCAAAATATCGACCTTACAGCCGTTTTATATAACTCATGTTTAAACTATATCACTAGaaatttatttatagcccatactAAGTGTCGAAgccgacccctcatcactacttcttcgaggttaagcgagatacttactgggtacacgttgatttacatacttatgctacacttgctgcatatttttgtgcaggtgcatatatgtctagcagcCTGGAGGGCGCAGAGGTATAGTAAATGCAGAGACTTAGATGAGCTGCATTTTCATCTACGAACTGCAGCCAGCAGAGTTTCCTTcagagttacttatgtattttcctgtctaatttgtattctggacaggtgttgtattttattttatcttcctagttgatgctcatgcacttgtgacaccgagttctgggatgattatgggatatttagtattgaaattggaaaatattattattattcttaaaGTTCGTTTGTTACTAGTTAAATTGAAGCAAAATTATGTTTTCAGAAAtactaaaatgagaatttaattaactaattagtgttggcttgcctgacagttgagtccggcaccatcacgacctttaacggattttgggtcgtgacaaaaataatattttagccATAATCAATTATTAGTATCTGCATTACTAATTCATATCTATATTTTAAAGATCTTTTTGCAAAAATTCTTTGTTCAGTGTTGTAACACCACGTATATTCGGACTTGGTGTGGATATGTTAAATAggtaataattaaatattttagacatgtgaaatattgtcgggatgagtatgggtggaaatagttATTCTGAAATAAAGACGGAGAGTGAGGAGCATAAGATCCGATAAAATTGACTAAGTTTATGAAAGGTCTATATTCCATCAATATTTCGTGCAAATCGGTAAGGAATTTGCGAAAACACAAAACATAAATATAGTAGAcctttgaaataaattttcaacgatatattgtggagcctgAACGGATTTTTGAGCAAAATATTATGTGCgttttactggacaatgcgcaGTATACGCACCCAGGTGCGCGCCCAGATGGTCCAGGGCGAGGCCGCGCATTTGTGGCAGTGCTACTGCCCTGCTGTGTGTCCAGGTGTACAGTTAGGCCTTCATGTGCGCGGTAGAGCACCTGGGCGGGGGGATAATTTTAAAAGCCCTACTTCGCCCCCTATaccccaaaacacaaaaaacttgctctagaaagggaagctctcaagaacctaactcctcaaaggtccctccaccatccaaggtgagttctaatgatgattctaagttgattttaattctccaacaccttattaataTGGTTAAACCCTCCAACTAATTAGATATTAGATTGGGACATCATGGTTGCGAAAAGTAACCCTCGAACTTGAATTCAAAAAGATTgtacttcaaaaaggtaatgtcGTCCGTATGTGTATGGTAGTATATCCGTATGTGTTTTACCTCAcaaaacaatttcttttaattctTTAAAATGGATTCATAGGTGGGATGATGATAGTTTAGATGTTAGACTCTACACACAAGTTAAGAATATAACCGCAGCGAGCATAGAATTGATCACTATAGTTTTGAACAAAAAAAAGCCTAAGGGCAAAACCTAGGAGTCGGAAATATTTGTTATTACCAAAGATGTATTTTCGTACAACTCATGCATATGATTAGAATATATGATGTACAAAATGAGAACCAAGAGCAGGCGATATTGAATTTTAGGGAATGATTTTAAGTTGTTCATATTTACTCAAATAAGAAGTAGAAAGTACAACAACGTTTAAAATACCTTTCTAAAatgttttccttcttttttctcGAATTCTATGCTCAGTCAAATACCTtcacttaaaatagagcataaggGATAATACCTTCACGGAAAAATAAGAACACTATAATGATATGTGACCTTTCGAGGTAGTAAGGGAGTTATTTTCTGGAAGAGAATATATAGATCACGTGATGATAAATATGACAGAGTACTACATTCCCTTTCTTGATCAAGTGATCTACTTTATTCCAAAAAAGGAATTTGAACCAAGATGTCATGTATCAACCAAACTAGGAGAAGCCTCCAAATTTATTAGTACCTCCTCCTTTTCGGTACGGATAGTAATATGGACTTGATTTCAATAGTACTTATATAAGGATATATTCTGAAAAAAAGATTTCATTTTTTCTCAAATCAAAAGTAAAATTGTGATATCTTTAGTTGTATGGGAAAAGATCACTCCAGCTTGAtaactttctttttccttttgcaTGTTTTCAAAAGGGCATGCATTATATTGTAACTTGTTGGAATACAGGAACCTTATTCATTTCATCCACGTTACATCACATATATTCTCTTTTCATTTTCAAGATTGTAGAATGTGATGCAGCTGCATTTATAATACAAATAATCGAAAAAAATTAATACCTTGGATATTATTCACCCACTTGCCCTTTTGGGAAAATAGTCATCCTTTTTTTATCTAACCACTTTAAGCCTTATATATAGCTCACTCCAATTCAAGTTACCATAGCAAATCAAGAAACTCAATACACAAAGCCTTTTATTTTCTAGCTAGTTGTCTACACATATTTCTTCACACACAAATCTTTCACCAAATATTTAAACATTATGGATATGGTGATGAAGTTGGGAACACAAAGTCCTGTTGTGATTTTTAGCAGAAGTACTTGTTGCATGTCTCACACTATCGAAACGTTAATCCGTAATTTTGGTGCAAATCCTACAGTTTATGAGCTTGATAGACTTCAGAATGGGAAGGAATTGGAGAGGGCATTGGTTGAATTAGGGTGTCAACCAAGTGTGCCTGCTGTGTTTATTGGAAATGTATTGGTTGGTGGTTCTAATGAAATCATGAGTCTCAACATTAGAGGCAAACTCAAGCAATTGCTCATTAGGGCTAATGCAATTTGGGTGTAGAAATAATTCTTTTGCTAGCTGAAAAGTATAGGTCTTT
This region of Nicotiana tomentosiformis chromosome 4, ASM39032v3, whole genome shotgun sequence genomic DNA includes:
- the LOC138910589 gene encoding monothiol glutaredoxin-S2-like, with amino-acid sequence MDMVMKLGTQSPVVIFSRSTCCMSHTIETLIRNFGANPTVYELDRLQNGKELERALVELGCQPSVPAVFIGNVLVGGSNEIMSLNIRGKLKQLLIRANAIWV